From Miscanthus floridulus cultivar M001 chromosome 15, ASM1932011v1, whole genome shotgun sequence, the proteins below share one genomic window:
- the LOC136508894 gene encoding glutaredoxin-C15-like — protein MAERVSRLSTEKAVVIFTTSQCPMCHTVSSLFYELSVCTAVHELDKDPRGREMERELARRLGRAPPVPAIFIGGKLVGSTDKIMSLHLAGKLVPMLKGAGAIWL, from the coding sequence ATGGCGGAGAGGGTGTCGAGACTGTCGACGGAGAAGGCGGTGGTTATCTTCACGACGAGCCAGTGCCCGATGTGCCACACGGTGTCGAGCCTCTTCTACGAGCTCAGCGTGTGCACGGCCGTCCACGAGCTCGACAAGGACCCGCGCGGCCGCGAGATGGAGCGGGAGCTCGCTCGCCGCCTCGGACGCGCACCGCCTGTCCCCGCCATCTTCATCGGCGGCAAGCTCGTCGGCTCCACCGACAAGATCATGTCACTGCACCTCGCCGGCAAGCTGGTGCCCATGCTCAAGGGTGCCGGCGCCATATGGCTGTGA